The following proteins are encoded in a genomic region of Anguilla anguilla isolate fAngAng1 chromosome 15, fAngAng1.pri, whole genome shotgun sequence:
- the cops8 gene encoding COP9 signalosome complex subunit 8: protein MKISSPSKMPAAVVMGENYDKLLEQCEAQELEAPGGIATPQVYAQLLALYLLHNDMNNARYLWKRIPQAIKTANPELTAIWAVGQRIWQRDFPGIYSSIAAFQWSESILPVMEALRETTRRRAFGLVAQAYTSITADDFAAFVGYSVEEAVKGVVSQGWQADPNTRMVMPQKPDPPPVSLVPNEQQLARLTDYVAFLEN from the exons ATGAAAATCTCTTCTCCATCCAAGATGCCCGCGGCCGTGGTGATGGGCGAAAACTACGATAAATTACTGGAGCAATGCGAAGCTCAGGAGCTAGAG GCTCCAGGCGGAATTGCCACCCCTCAGGTGTACGCACAGCTGCTGGCCTTGTATCTCCTGCACAATGACAT GAATAATGCCCGGTATCTTTGGAAGCGGATTCCACAAGCTATAAAAACT GCCAACCCTGAGCTGACAGCAATCTGGGCAGTCGGCCAGCGCATCTGGCAGCGAGACTTTCCAGGAATCTACTCCAGCATCGCCGCCTTCCAGTGGTCAGAGAGCATCCTGCCCGTCATGGAGGCCCTAAGAG AGACCACTCGCAGGAGGGCATTTGGGCTGGTGGCGCAGGCCTACACCTCCATCACTGCGGATGACTTTGCCGCCTTTGTGGGATACTCAGTGGAGGAGGCAGTGAAAG GAGTTGTCAGTCAGGGCTGGCAGGCAGACCCGAACACCAGGATGGTTATGCCACAGAAGCCAG ATCCTCCCCCAGTCTCTCTGGTTCCCAACGAGCAGCAGCTGGCCAGACTCACTGACTACGTGGCTTTCCTTGAGAACTGA
- the trim63b gene encoding E3 ubiquitin-protein ligase TRIM63 — translation MDIRTGHMVRSSSPMESLEKQLSCPICLEMFTKPVVILPCQHNLCRSCASDLYDSRNPYHFSGGIFRCPTCRFEVVLDRHGVHGLQRNLLVENIIDIYKQQQEGGGGSTEAPLKAKDTKEAMCQEHEEERINIYCITCQVPTCSLCKIFGSHKDCEVQPLQNVYQNQKVELSNSIEMLMAGNSCLQVLLTQMEDSCKTVQENSQRQKQVLGEKFDLLYAILEERKGQLLEKISQEQDEKVRFLRSLVLQHTEQLQASTKLMDEAVQTMEKSGVAEFLLSAKQLISQTKEAAKNSLLQRPEPGFEKMDHFTVDTEDIEAILGKMDFGTDSDYEDADDEEEEEEE, via the coding sequence ATGGACATCCGCACTGGCCACATGGTGAGGTCCTCCAGCCCCATGGAGAGCCTGGAGAAGCAGCTGAGCTGCCCCATCTGCCTGGAAATGTTCACCAAGCCGGTGGTCATCCTCCCCTGCCAGCACAACCTCTGCCGGAGCTGCGCCAGCGACCTCTACGACTCCCGCAACCCTTATCACTTCTCCGGCGGCATCTTCCGCTGCCCCACCTGCCGCTTCGAGGTGGTGCTGGACCGCCACGGCGTCCACGGTCTCCAGAGGAACCTGCTGGTGGAGAACATCATTGACATCTacaagcagcagcaggagggcgGCGGGGGGTCCACCGAGGCCCCGCTCAAGGCTAAGGACACCAAGGAGGCCATGTGCCAGGAGCACGAAGAGGAGAGGATCAACATCTACTGCATCACCTGCCAGGTGCCCACCTGCTCCCTCTGCAAGATCTTCGGCTCCCACAAGGACTGCGAGGTGCAGCCCCTACAGAACGTCTACCAGAACCAGAAGGTGGAGCTCAGCAACTCCATCGAGATGCTGATGGCCGGCAACAGCTGCCTACAGGTCCTGCTGACCCAGATGGAGGACAGCTGCAAGACGGTCCAGGAGAACAGCCAGCGGCAGAAGCAGGTCCTTGGTGAGAAGTTTGACCTACTCTATGCTATCCTGGAAGAGAGGAAGGGCCAGCTCCTGGAGAAGATCAGCCAGGAGCAGGACGAGAAGGTGCGCTTCCTGCGCTCCCTGGTGCTGCAGCACACCGAGCAGCTGCAGGCCAGCACCAAGCTGATGGACGAGGCCGTCCAGACCATGGAGAAGAGTGGCGTGGCCGAGTTCCTCCTGTCGGCCAAGCAGCTCATCAGCCAGACCAAGGAAGCGGCCAAGAACTCCCTCCTGCAGAGGCCCGAGCCCGGGTTCGAAAAGATGGACCACTTCACGGTGGACACAGAGGACATCGAAGCCATCCTGGGAAAAATGGACTTTGGGACGGACTCGGATTACGAAGACGCAgacgatgaggaggaggaagaggaagaataG